In the Passer domesticus isolate bPasDom1 chromosome 4, bPasDom1.hap1, whole genome shotgun sequence genome, one interval contains:
- the LOC135298927 gene encoding radial spoke head protein 4 homolog A-like, which yields MDQSPESDPAQEPQSAYPQDAYASGHGPYQPHEPGYGLDQPAYSPYEDEIPDPQTRMMAIKNAKAYLLKTSTKSGLNLYDHFANILTKILDEQPTNTVDIIETISQDVKWAQFRKKMDTLRDEHLIPPTFEAAEKCKALFFKESGEEDHEELDEEMGEPALPNVMETAFYFEQAGIGLSKDECYYIFLAFKHLINAQPIQTCRFWGKILGLEMNYIIAEAQLREGEGEEEEQTGEEGEEAEEQKEMGEGEEEEEEQKEKEPEPPKSTYKPPPEIPKEANGTGTNKFVYFVCNEPGKPWVKLPPVTPAQIVCARQIKKFFTGHLDAPVVSFPPFPGNEANYLRAQIARISAGTHVSPTGFYQFPEDEEEEEGADTYEENPEFEPPPVSEMVESLATWAHHVKDILKQGRCVWINPVQKSEENEEDDEEEEDEEEEEQQEETGQPLLTLVSEDEGMKNIPAWTVRASTNLIPEYSVAILQSNWWPGAYAFASGRKFENIYFGWGHKYNAENHVPALPPPAEVEFPIEPGITETVDPTVQEELAFKAAQEEALAEAEEEEEEEGEDD from the exons ATGGATCAGTCCCCGGAATCtgaccctgcacaggaaccacaAAGTGCCTACCCACAAGATGCCTATGCCAGTGGGCATGGCCCTTACCAGCCACACGAGCCGGGTTATGGTCTTGACCAGCCGGCATACAGCCCGTATGAGGATGAGATTCCCGATCCCCAAACCCGGATGATGGCAATCAAGAATGCAAAAGCCTATTTACTGAAGACCAGCACAAAATCTGGCCTGAACTT ATACGATCATTTTGCTAACATACTAACAAAGATCCTGGATGAACAGCCCACAAATACAGTAGACATAATTGAGACTATCAGCCAGGATGTGAAGTGGGCACAGTTCCGGAAAAAAATGGACACTCTTCGAGACGAACATCTGATCCCTCCAACATTTGAAGCTGCAGAAAAGTGTAAAGCTTTGTTCTTCAAGGAGAGTGGAGAAGAAGATCATGAAGAACTAGATGAAGAGATG GGAGAGCCCGCTCTACCAAATGTGATGGAAACAGCCTTTTATTTTGAACAGGCTGGAATTGGCCTGAGCAAAGATGAATGCTATTACATATTCCTTGCCTTTAAACACCTAATTAATGCTCAGCCAATCCAGACCTGTCGCTTCTGGGGCAAAATTTTGGGCCTGGAAATGAACTATATTATAGCTGAAGCACAGTTacgggaaggggaaggggaagaggaggagcaaacaggagaggaaggagaggaagcgGAAGAACAGAAAGAGATGGGTGAgggtgaagaagaagaagaggagcagaaagaaaaagaacctGAACCACCAAAGTCCACCTATAAACCCCCACCTGAGATCCCAAAAGAAGCCAATGGGACTGGGACTAATAAATTTGTCTACTTTGTCTGTAACGAGCCAGGCAAACCTTGGGTGAAGTTGCCTCCAGTGACACCAGCCCAGATTGTCTGTGCCAGGCAAATCAAGAAGTTCTTCACTGGTCACTTGGATGCTCCTGTTGTGAGcttccctccttttcctggCAATGAGGCCAATTACCTGCGCGCGCAGATAGCGCGAATCTCAGCAGGAACCCATGTCTCTCCCACTGGATTCTACCAGTTTCCAGAGGacgaggaagaagaagaaggagcagaCACATATGAAGAAAACCCTGAGTTTGAGCCTCCTCCTGTGTCTGAAATGGTGGAGTCCCTCGCCACGTGGGCACACCATGTCAAGGACATTCTGAAGCAG GGTCGCTGTGTTTGGATTAATCCTGTTCAAAAATCAGAGGAAAATGAAGAAgatgatgaagaggaggaagatgaggaggaagaagagcaaCAGGAAGAAACGGGACAGCCCCTTCTTACTCTAGTCTCTGAAGATGAAG GCATGAAAAACATCCCTGCTTGGACAGTTCGGGCTTCTACAAACCTGATCCCGGAATATTCTGTTGCAATCCTGCAGTCCAACTGGTGGCCTGGAGCTTATGCCTTTGCATCTGGCAG GAAATTTGAGAACATCTACTTTGGCTGGGGTCACAAATACAATGCAGAAAACCACGTTCCTGCACTGCCCCCGCCAGCAGAAGTGGAATTTCCCATAGAGCCGGGAATCACTGAGACAGTAGACCCCACTGTGCAAGAGGAACTGGCTTTCAAGGCTGCACAGGAAGAAGCCTTAGCTGaagctgaggaggaggaagaagaagaaggggaGGATGATTAA